In Corylus avellana chromosome ca2, CavTom2PMs-1.0, the following proteins share a genomic window:
- the LOC132170458 gene encoding probable glutathione S-transferase parC produces the protein MADEVVLLDFWPSMFGMRVRIALAEKGIKYQYKEEDLRHKSELLLKMNPVHKQIPLLIHNGKPVCESLIIVQYIDEVWNHKSPLLPSDPYQRAHARFWADFVDRKVYGVGRKLWATKGEEQEAAKKEFLEIYKTLESELGEKPYFGGETFGFVDLSFVTFYSWFYVYENFGKFSMEAEFPQIVAWVKRCMQKESIANTLPDQKKIYEFVLKLKKIFGLE, from the exons ATGGCGGACGAGGTGGTTCTGCTGGATTTCTGGCCCAGCATGTTTGGGATGAGGGTCAGGATCGCGTTGGCTGAAAAGGGGATCAAGTACCAGTACAAGGAGGAGGACCTGAGGCACAAGAGCGAGCTGCTTCTCAAGATGAACCCGGTTCACAAGCAGATCCCGCTTCTCATCCACAACGGGAAACCGGTCTGTGAGTCCCTCATCATCGTTCAGTACATTGACGAGGTCTGGAACCACAAGTCTCCGTTGCTTCCCTCTGATCCTTACCAGAGAGCTCATGCCAGGTTCTGGGCTGACTTCGTTGATAGGAAG GTGTATGGAGTTGGAAGGAAGTTATGGGccacaaaaggagaagagcagGAGGCAGCAAAGAAGGAATTCTTGGAAATATACAAGACATTGGAGAGTGAGCTTGGTGAAAAGCCTTACTTCGGGGGTGAAACATTTGGGTTTGTTGACCTTTCCTTCGTCACATTCTACAGCTGGTTCTATGTgtatgagaattttggaaagTTCAGCATGGAGGCAGAGTTCCCCCAGATTGTTGCATGGGTTAAGAGGTGCATGCAGAAGGAGAGTATCGCCAACACTCTTCCTGACCAGAAGAAGATTTATGAGTTTGTCTTGAAGTTGAAGAAGATCTTTGGTTTGGAGTAG
- the LOC132168743 gene encoding probable glutathione S-transferase: MADEVVLLGFWPSMFGMRASIALAEKGIKYEHKEEDVFNKSDLLLKMNPVHKKIPVLIHNGKPVCESLIIVQYIDEVRNDRCPLLPSDPYQRAQARFWADFIDKKVYESSRSLWTEKGEEQLEAARKDFLESFKTLEGELGEKPYFGGETFGFVDIALISFYSWFYVYETFGKLSMEAEFPKIIEWAKRCLQKKSVAKSLPDEKKVYERVLDLRKIFHLE; the protein is encoded by the exons ATGGCGGACGAGGTGGTTCTACTGGGTTTCTGGCCCAGCATGTTTGGGATGAGGGCGAGTATCGCGCTGGCGGAGAAGGGGATCAAATACGAGCACAAGGAGGAGGACGTGTTTAACAAGAGCGATCTACTTCTCAAGATGAACCCGGTTCACAAGAAGATCCCGGTTCTCATCCACAACGGTAAACCGGTCTGTGAGTCCCTCATCATCGTTCAGTACATTGACGAGGTCCGGAACGACAGGTGTCCACTGCTGCCCTCTGATCCTTACCAGAGAGCTCAAGCCAGGTTCTGGGCTGATTTCATTGATAAGAAA GTGTACGAATCTTCAAGGAGCTTATGGACcgaaaaaggagaagagcagTTGGAGGCAGCAAGGAAAGATTTCCTTGAAAGCTTTAAGACATTGGAGGGAGAGCTTGGCGAGAAGCCTTACTTTGGGGGTGAAACATTTGGGTTTGTCGACATTGCTCTCATCAGTTTTTACAGCTGGTTCTATGTGTATGAGACTTTTGGGAAATTGAGCATGGAGGCAGAGTTCCCCAAGATCATTGAATGGGCTAAGAGATGCCTGCAGAAGAAAAGTGTTGCCAAGTCTCTTCCTGACGAGAAGAAGGTTTATGAGCGTGTCTTGGATTTGAGGAAGATCTTTCATTTGGAATAG
- the LOC132168742 gene encoding probable glutathione S-transferase parC: protein MADEVVVLDTWASMFGMRVRIALAEKVIKYEYKEQDLKNKSELLLKMNPVHKKIPVLIHNGKPVCESLIIVQYIDEVWKDRCPLLPSDPYQRAQARFWADFVDAKVYPVSRRIWATKGEEQEAAKKEYFETYKILEGELGGKPYFGGETFGFVDIALITFYSWFYAYETFGNFSMEAECPKIIAWVKRCLQRESVAKTLPDQKKVLDFVVGLRKNLGLE, encoded by the exons ATGGCGGACGAGGTGGTTGTGCTGGATACCTGGGCCAGCATGTTTGGGATGAGGGTGAGGATCGCGCTGGCTGAGAAGGTGATCAAGTACGAGTACAAGGAGCAGGACCTGAAGAACAAGAGCGAGCTGCTTCTCAAGATGAACCCGGTTCACAAGAAGATCCCGGTTCTCATCCACAACGGCAAGCCGGTCTGTGAGTCCCTCATCATCGTTCAGTACATTGACGAGGTGTGGAAGGACAGGTGTCCGTTGCTGCCCTCTGATCCTTACCAGAGAGCTCAAGCCAGGTTCTGGGCTGATTTCGTTGATGCCAAG GTGTATCCTGTTTCAAGGAGGATATGGGCCACTAAAGGAGAAGAACAAGAAGCAGCAAAGAAAGAGTACTTTGAAACCTACAAGATATTGGAGGGAGAGCTTGGTGGGAAGCCTTACTTTGGGGGAGAAACATTTGGGTTTGTGGACATTGCCCTCATCACTTTCTACAGCTGGTTCTATGCTTATGAGACATTCGGCAATTTCAGCATGGAGGCGGAGTGCCCCAAGATTATTGCATGGGTTAAGAGGTGCCTGCAGAGAGAGAGTGTTGCCAAGACTCTTCCTGACCAGAAGAAGGTTTTAGACTTTGTTGTGGGCTTGAGGAAGAACCTTGGCTTGGAGTAG